The genomic DNA TCAAGGAAGGGCGCTTCGGCGACTTCCTGGCGAACAACGTGGACTGGGCCCTGTCGCGCGAGCGCTACTGGGGCACGGCCCTGCCCCTGTGGGTGAACACGGAGACGGGCGAGGTGGAGGCCCACGCCTCGCTGGAGTCGCTGCGTGCCCAGCCCGGCAGCACGCTCGCCGCCGTGGAGGCCGAGCTCAAGGCCTTCCTCGCGAAGAAGCCCGACTCGGCCGGCGCCGAGCACCTCATCGTCCACAAGCCGTGGATCGACAAGGTCACCTACGAGAAGCCCGGCACCCCCGGCCGCTTCGTGCGCGTGCCCGAGGTGGTGGACGTGTGGTTCGACTCGGGGTGCATGCCCTTCGCGCAGTGGGGCTATCCCCACGCCCCCGGCTCGCACGAGAAGTTCACCCGCGCCTTCCCCGCGGACTTCATCTCCGAGGCCATCGATCAGACGCGCGGCTGGTTCTACTCGCTGCTGATGATCAGCACGCTCGTCTTCGACGAGGAGACCCAGCGGCGCCAGGGCATCACCCCGCCCCGCGACTTCCCCCTGCCGTACAAGAACTGCATCGTGCTCGGCCACGTCTCCGACAAGGAGGGCAAGAAGGAGTCCAAGTCCAAGGGCAACTACACCCCGCCGGAGATCATCCTCGACGAAGTGCGCATGGACTTCGCCGTGCTCGACGACGCGCGGGCGGGCGTGCCCGGCGTGCCCGGGGAAGCGCTCATCGCCCGCGAGGACCTGGAGGGCCTGGATCTCCAGGAGGGCGCCAGGCTCCAGGTGTTCCGCCAGGACGCGCCGGAGCGGGCACTGACGCTCACGGTCAAGGTGCACAAGAAGCTCAAGCGCCGCGTGGTGCTGCTCGCGGCGAAGGACCTGGAGGCCCTGGGCGTGAAGCCGTCGGCGCGCGGCGCGGACGTGATGCCGGTGGAAGTGCCCCGGCTGCCGCCCACCGAGCGCGTGGTGCTCAAGGACCCCGCCAGCAAGGCCCCGGGCGCGGACGCGTTCCGCTGGTTCTTCTTCGCCGCGAGCCCCACCTGGTCCAACACGCGCCACTCGCTGAGCAACGTGCGCCTGTTGCAGAAGGACTTCCAGGTCAAGCTGCGCAACGTCTACTCGTTCTTCACCATCTACGCGAACATCGACGGCTTCTCGCCGGCGCTCGGCAACCCGGACGCCACCGAGGCCCCCTGGCGCGCCATCCAGAAGAGCACCGGCTGGCGCCCGCCCGCCGAGCGCCCCGTGCTGGACCGGTGGATCCTCTCCGAGGTGCAGCTCGCCCTGCGCGACGTGACGCGCGCCCTGGACGCCTACCAGGTGTACGAGGCCGCCCAGCGCATGGTGGCGCTCGTGGACGCCCTATCCAACTGGTACCTGCGCCGCAGCCGCGAGCGCTTCTGGGCCCCGGGCCTGGAGGCGGACAAGCGCGACGCGTACTTCACCCTGTACGAGGTGCTCACCACGCTCACCTCGCTGAGCGCGCCCTTCACGCCCTTCTTCGCGGAGGAGATGTGGGGCAACCTGGTGCGCCAGCCCTGGCCCCAGTCCCAGCCGGAGAGCGTCCACCTGGGCCGCTTCCCCGAGCCCGACACGAGCCTCATCGACGAGGCCCTGTCCACGGAGATGGGGGCGGTGCGCGAGCTGGTGTCGCTCGGACTCAAGGTGCGCACGGACAACCGGCTCAAGGTGCGCCAGCCGCTCTCGCGCGTGGACGTGGTGCTCGCGCGGCGGGAGCTGCAGGAGCGCGTGGCCGTCTATGAGCACCTGCTCTCCGACGAGCTGAACGTGCACGCGGTGCGCTTCCTCGAGGCGGGCCAGGAGGCGGACGTGGTGCGCTACAAGGTCCGGCCGAACCTGCGCGCCATGGGCAGCCGCCTGGGCCCCAAGCTCGCGCCGGTGCGCAAGGCCTTCGACGCCGCCGACAGCCGGCTGCTCCAGGGCGAGCTGGCCCGCGAGGGCAAGGTGGCGCTCACCGTGGGCGGCGAGGCCATGGTCTTCCCGGCCGAGGAGCTGGAAGTGCTCGTGGAAGCCAACGCGGGCTACGCGGCGGCGGGCTCGGGCGTGGGCGTGGTGGTGCTCCACACCGAGCTGACGGAAGCGCTCGTGGACGAGGGCCTGGTGCGCGAGCTGCTCGCGCGGGTGCAGGCGGCGCGCAAGGACCTGGCGCTCGGCTACACGGACCGCATCCGCCTGTGGGTGGACGGAGACGCGCGCGTGCGCAAGGTGACCCAGGAAGCGCGAGAGCTCATCTCCCGGGAAACGCTCACCACGGAGCTGCACGTGGGCCCCGAGGGCTTCACCTCCGAGGAGGAAGTGAACCTCAACGGACTGCCCGCGCGCGTGCGCGTCGAGCGGGCCTGAGCCTGCACCCCATGCCCGGACCCGCTCCCCTTCCCTGGTTCGCCTTCTCCCTGTCCCTCGCGCCCGGAGGGGTGCGTGAACGGCTCCAGGGAGTGCTCCCGCCCGCCGTGCCCGAGGGCGAGGTGGCCGAGGCGTTGGACGTGGAGCTCGTCCACGACGTGCTGGCGCCGGAGTGGGAAGGCCGGGTGGCGAGGCTGGTGGACACCCCCGGCCGGCGCGTCATCGGTCGCCTGCGCGCCGTCCCCGCTCCCCTCTGGCCCCAGGTGGCGGCGCTGGAGGAACGGCTGGCGCTGGCCACCCACGAGCGTCCCCTGCGGGTCCGCACGGCCTCTGGCGCCCTCGTCTCCGCGCGGGCCTTCACGCCCCCCGCGCCGGCCCGCCCCGCCGTGGGGCCCGTGAGCGAATCGTTCCTGGTGGCCCTGGCACGGGCCGCCGAGTCCGCGAAGCTGCCCGCCGACTACGTGACGCGGCTCCAGGCCGAGGCCCAGCTCGTCCAGACCATCCAGCGCGCCCAGGCCCAGCGACTGCGCTGAACCCGCCGGATTCGACACACCGCGTCCTTTCGGGAGCAACTTTCCGTTATCAAGGGACGAGAATTCCGAACACCCCCTCCCATGGAAGGCCGACTGGATGCAGATCCGCCCCCCCAGCCCGTCGCTCGTGCCGCCCCGAGAAGCCTCCGTGAAGGTGGGAAACACCGTGTCCGCCTCCGGTGGGAGCTGGGCGCGGGCCGCCGAGAAGGAAGTGCCCATCGCGGACCTCCAGAAGAAGTTCGGCTGGACGGAGGGCAGCTGGCAGGCGGACCTGCTGCGCGCGGCGGATGGAGCGGCCACCTCGCCGGGCGAGCGCCGGGGCAACGGGGGCGTGTCCGCGGCGGAAGTGGAGCGCTACCTGGCCCAACCGGATGACGCGCGCTTCCTCACCTCGGCGGCGCTGCAGAAGCAACGGGCGGCGCTGGAGGAGCGGCTGGCGGGAGGCGCCCAGGCCGTCGCCGTGGATGGCTTCGACAGCGACTGGCAGAACACGGTGGCCCAGCGCGCGGACACGCTCGCGGGCAACGGGGACGGACAGGTGTCGCGCACGGAGCTGAACGCCTTCCTGCTCGATGTGAAGGACGGGAAGGTGGATGACACCGCCTGGATGCCGGATCAAAAGGAGGCCGTGTTCTCGAGCCGGCTCGCCGAGAGCGCGGGCGAGGCGGATCCCCTGCGTCCCCTGGGCGAGAGCGGCGGATTGTCCCTGGTGAAGGAGTACATGCGGACGACGATGGGCGAGGGCACGAATGTCCCCACCTTCGTGAGCTACCTGCTGTCCGCTGCGGACATCCAGGAGACGCCCGTGGAGGTGAACCGGAACAAGAGCCACTTCCAGCCGGATCCAGAGCTGGGAGCGGAGGGCGTGGTGGACTCGGACTACACGAACACGGGCTACGACCGGGGCCACATGAAGCCGGCGGACGACTCGCCCACGCAGGAGGCGATGGACGAGAGCCACCTGTTGAGCAACGTGGCGCCGCAGTACCCGGACATGAACCGGCAGACATGGCGCACGCTGGAGGCGGCGGTCAACGACCTGGTGGAATCCACGGGCGGCAAGGCCTCGATCATCACGGGCAACCTCTACCTGGACGCCCAGGGCAAGCCGTTGCCGCTCGATGAGCAGGGCACCATGGGCGCCAACGCGCGCCGCATCTCCGTGCCCACGCATCAATTCAAGACGGTGCTGCTGGAGTTGCCCAATGGCAACCTGAGCATGTTCGCCTACATGGTGCCCAACGTGAAGGACGCCCCGACGAAGAAGGACGACATCACGCCCTTCCTCGATGCGGCGCGCACGTCGGTGGACCGGATCGAGGAACTGCTCGGACAGGACCTGTACGCGCAGTTGCCCGAGTCCGTGCAGGCGAAGCTGGAGTCGGACACCTCGGCGCGCGTGAGCTTCCGCGAAGCCAGCCTGTATGAAGCCGCGTCGCTCGTCTGGCCCCAGGGAGGAGCCAGGGGAAGCGACGCGTGGTGAGAGCGCCGGGCCTGCTCCTCCTCGTGGGGGTGATGGGGCTGAACGTGGGCTGCTGGGCGGACGAGCTGCAATGCACACCAGCCGACACCACCTACTCCTGTTGTGTGAAGCAACACCCCACGGCCCCCCAGTCCTGCGGAGCGAGCACGGCCGGGGCGGAAGCCGCCGCGCGCGGGGGCCTGTCGGGAACAAACGTGGTGGTCGGCACGCTCGTCGCCGCGGCGACGATTTCCTCCGATGACGAAGTCCTTCCCGCCAAGACCCAGGCCGCCGTGGAGAAGGTGCTGAGGGAGTGCGCGGTGAAGGCTCACGAGGCCGTGAACCGCAAATACTTCAAAGGCGACCCGACTCCTGCGCAGTGCGCGGAAATCGTGGAACGGGATGCCAAAGGCACGGCCATTACCACGCGGGCAATGCAGCTGGGGAAACAGAAACACGTCGAGGCATTGGCCTGCGTATCGGACCTTCTCTCCAAATTCTTGTCGGGCCGGTTCAGCATGGAGCAGCGCTACCGCCCCAATCCCACGACGCGGAACCTCGAACTGGTGAGCATTGAGCAATACCAGAAACTCTTGAGGGTAAATCAGGGCAAGGGGTTGAGAGGAACATTGGTGCCTGATGTCGTCATCCACTCGGGAGATCCCTTGAGAATCCAGATCGTCTACGACTTCAAATTCCCCTGCCTGCGACGCAATTCTCCCACGTGGACCGTCTATACACAGGCGGACCATCCCTACAGGGACAGAACGCAAGGGGACGTCTACGAAGAGTTTCTTGGACCGACACGCCGCGTCACCCCCTGGGAAATCGTTCGATGAAGCAAGCATATCCCCGCATTGGAGGCCATACACCGACCGGACTCCACATATTGAGAGATGGAATCATCCTCGCCTTCTTCATGAAACACCCACACCGGGAAATCGGACGGGCCGCGCTCGGTGCCTTCAATAACCACCTACAACACATAGGACCCGACAAGCTGAGACATTACACGGGCACAGAGGGATACCCCCTTCCGCTGGACGACATGGGCTTGAAATATGTTCAAGATCAATTCGTCGAAGACGAGGGATGTTTACTCCAACTATGGGAGCACGACGACAAGCTAGGAGGGTACCGGTTCGAATACCGAGGCCGAATGCTCGGCAAGCCCCAATACACCCACTGGCCCGACGCCACCAGCTGCGTGGCCTTCTGGCTGCCCACGGAGTACCTGGAGGAAAAGGGCCCGGCGCGGGTAAAGGAACTCGCGCTCGCGTTGGCGCGGGAACTCCCCTTCAACACGGGCTACGTGAGCCCCGCCTTCAACGGGCTCATGGACATCGGAGCGGTGCATCCATTGATTCACGATTTGTGTTTCCGCTACCCGGGCCTGGACATCTTCGACAGTGAAGTGACGATGCGGCTCGGCACCCGACCCAAAGGCGCCTACTGGCTGAACTTCTATGGCCAGCCTCTGCTCGGGCAACTGGGCGGCGCGGCGGGCCTGCGCGAACGGTTGACCCTGCCTGGAATCTCCGTCCAGGAATTGGAGGCGGACAAGGTGCTGGTGGAACTGGGAGAATGGCCCGAAGTGGATGGCGAGATGTCCGCCTACCGCCAACTAGCGCGAATACTGGAACCCCACCTCTACCAGGAGGGGAAACCTCACCTGCCTCCTGACGAGATGCGGCGCTGGGAGCGTCGCTTCCTCGACTGAGCGCCCAGTCTCCAACTACGTCCCGCCGTCCAGGGTTCCTGGCGACAGAACACACGCGCCGTACTCGCCTCCCGTTGGAACGCAGACGGAGTCGGGAGCGCAATCCCCTGACTCCATGGGCGAGCAAACCTCCCAGCACGTGCCATCCATGCAGGAGTGATAGTCAGGACAGCCCTTGGAGAACGAGCCCTCACCCTCGCAGGGCGACGCGCACCACATCCAGGCCTCCCCGGGCCGGAAGGGGCGTGTCTGCACCTGGCAGCTCAGTCCCGGAGCACAGGGCTCGCGCTGACAGTCCTGCCCGTGCACCCGCGAGCACACCGACGCCCCCCCTTCCATCCGGACACACGCCTGGCCCTCGGGGCACGCGCGGCCCTCGCAGGTGGGAAGACACACGGGCCCGTCGGGGCCCTCTGGAGCACAGAAGAACCCCTCGGGGCATTCCCCCGTCAGCCACGAGCCACACCGCCGGCCACACCAGTCCGCGCACACGAGGTCGCGCTCGCACCCCTTTTCATCCCGCTCCCCCAGGCGCACGCAAGGCGCGCCCTCCGGCAGGAATCCCACGAACGTGCAGTAGCTCACCGCCACCTTCGCGCCCTCCTCCCGCATGGGAATCCATCGGCAGACGGTCGTGGGCGGACAGTCCGAATCCGTGGTGCAATCACTGCCCACGCAGACGTTGGCCCGTCTGGTGGAGTCATACGCGCACGCCAGGGACGCGTCGCAGTCCGCGGAACTCTCGCACCGGTGCATGAAGGTGGGCAGGGCCCAGAGTTCGTCGACCGGAAGCCTGGGTAGCCGCCGCCAACCCGATGCCTCGGGCGGCGCGGAGCGAATCCATAACAGGCCCACGACGGGCAGCGTCAACAGCACGCCCACGACCACGCCCACCCAACCCCGTCCGCTCACCCCACCCTTCCCTTCGTCACGTGCATGAAGGCGTCCTCCAGGTTGCGCTCCCGATGGCCAAAGGCACACACCGGCACGCCCGCTCCCACGAGCACCGCCAGCAGTTGCGCCGCCGCTTCGTCCATCCAAGCCGCCTTCGCGCCCTCGTGCTCCAGCCGCACGCGCAGCGCGTCGCCCTCGCGAGTCACCTCCTTCACCCGGGGCTGCTCCAACAACAGCCGCTCGGTGCGCGCCCAGACCGCCTCGCCCTCCGCGCCCGGGAAGAGGCGCACGGACAACTCCGCCACCACCGTGCCCGCCGCCTGCGCCAGCAGGTCCGCCACCCGGCCCGTGGCCAGCAGCCGTCCCTGTTCGATGATGGCGCAGGTGTCGCAGATCTCCGCCAGCTCCGTGAGGATGTGACTGGAGATGAGCACCGCCTTGCCCTGATCCGCCAGGGCGCGCAGCAGCTCGCGCAGCTCGATGCGGGCGCGAGGGTCCAGACCATCCGCCGGCTCATCGAGGATGAGCAGCTTCGGGTCGTGCAGGAGTGTGCGCCCGAGCGCCACGCGCTGCTTCATCCCCTTGGAGAGCGAGTTCGTGGGCTTGTGGGAGAGGGGCCCCAGGCCCGTGAAGTCCATCACCGACGCCAGGCGCCGCTGGCGCGCGGAGCCCCGCAGGCCGTAGGCACGCGCGAAGAAGTCGAGGAACTCGAGCACCGTCACATCCTCGTAGGTGCCGTAGCGATCCGGCATGTAGCCGATGAGGGGACGGACCTGATCCGGCCTGTCCACGAGCGAGTACCCCTCCAGCATCACCTCGCCCGCGGTGGGCGTGTCCAGCGTGGCGAGGATGCGCATGGTGGTGCTCTTGCCCGCGCCATTGGGCCCGATGAAGCCCAGGATGGTGCCCGCCTCCAGCTCGAAGGACA from Melittangium boletus DSM 14713 includes the following:
- a CDS encoding DNA/RNA non-specific endonuclease — encoded protein: MQIRPPSPSLVPPREASVKVGNTVSASGGSWARAAEKEVPIADLQKKFGWTEGSWQADLLRAADGAATSPGERRGNGGVSAAEVERYLAQPDDARFLTSAALQKQRAALEERLAGGAQAVAVDGFDSDWQNTVAQRADTLAGNGDGQVSRTELNAFLLDVKDGKVDDTAWMPDQKEAVFSSRLAESAGEADPLRPLGESGGLSLVKEYMRTTMGEGTNVPTFVSYLLSAADIQETPVEVNRNKSHFQPDPELGAEGVVDSDYTNTGYDRGHMKPADDSPTQEAMDESHLLSNVAPQYPDMNRQTWRTLEAAVNDLVESTGGKASIITGNLYLDAQGKPLPLDEQGTMGANARRISVPTHQFKTVLLELPNGNLSMFAYMVPNVKDAPTKKDDITPFLDAARTSVDRIEELLGQDLYAQLPESVQAKLESDTSARVSFREASLYEAASLVWPQGGARGSDAW
- a CDS encoding ABC transporter ATP-binding protein, which gives rise to MSLLEVKGLRRDFGELRAVDNVSFELEAGTILGFIGPNGAGKSTTMRILATLDTPTAGEVMLEGYSLVDRPDQVRPLIGYMPDRYGTYEDVTVLEFLDFFARAYGLRGSARQRRLASVMDFTGLGPLSHKPTNSLSKGMKQRVALGRTLLHDPKLLILDEPADGLDPRARIELRELLRALADQGKAVLISSHILTELAEICDTCAIIEQGRLLATGRVADLLAQAAGTVVAELSVRLFPGAEGEAVWARTERLLLEQPRVKEVTREGDALRVRLEHEGAKAAWMDEAAAQLLAVLVGAGVPVCAFGHRERNLEDAFMHVTKGRVG
- a CDS encoding type VI immunity family protein; its protein translation is MKHPHREIGRAALGAFNNHLQHIGPDKLRHYTGTEGYPLPLDDMGLKYVQDQFVEDEGCLLQLWEHDDKLGGYRFEYRGRMLGKPQYTHWPDATSCVAFWLPTEYLEEKGPARVKELALALARELPFNTGYVSPAFNGLMDIGAVHPLIHDLCFRYPGLDIFDSEVTMRLGTRPKGAYWLNFYGQPLLGQLGGAAGLRERLTLPGISVQELEADKVLVELGEWPEVDGEMSAYRQLARILEPHLYQEGKPHLPPDEMRRWERRFLD
- a CDS encoding gamma-glutamylcyclotransferase; this translates as MPGPAPLPWFAFSLSLAPGGVRERLQGVLPPAVPEGEVAEALDVELVHDVLAPEWEGRVARLVDTPGRRVIGRLRAVPAPLWPQVAALEERLALATHERPLRVRTASGALVSARAFTPPAPARPAVGPVSESFLVALARAAESAKLPADYVTRLQAEAQLVQTIQRAQAQRLR
- the ileS gene encoding isoleucine--tRNA ligase → MSSPAPLFTSVPAELDFPADERRVLAFWKERRIFERTLQGRDDAPGFVFYEGPPTANGLPHNGHVLTRVIKDLFPRYKSLRGYRVPRKAGWDTHGLPVEVEVEKELRIHGKAEIERYGVEPFTERCIESVFRYTSEWERLTERIGFWVDLQDAYVTYHRGYVESVWWALAELYRKGLLYRGHKIVWWWPQGGTALSSGEVGMGYRTVDDPSAYVALPLRDTPDTALLIWTTTPWTLPSNMYAAVNPTVDYVTVDAGERKLILAAALREELAKKLKKDLPVLATHKGAELVGRRYLPPYDVYVQRVGDTQLPLAQGGTEAPAWRVIGADFVTLSSGTGIVHIAPAFGEDDYEAFRRERARFADPSALEMFCAIRPDGTFGEDFPSLTGRFVKDADKDIQRELKERGRMLLIEQYRHEYPFCWRADDDPLIQFARPAWYIRTTSVKDKAIENNRQVNWVPEHIKEGRFGDFLANNVDWALSRERYWGTALPLWVNTETGEVEAHASLESLRAQPGSTLAAVEAELKAFLAKKPDSAGAEHLIVHKPWIDKVTYEKPGTPGRFVRVPEVVDVWFDSGCMPFAQWGYPHAPGSHEKFTRAFPADFISEAIDQTRGWFYSLLMISTLVFDEETQRRQGITPPRDFPLPYKNCIVLGHVSDKEGKKESKSKGNYTPPEIILDEVRMDFAVLDDARAGVPGVPGEALIAREDLEGLDLQEGARLQVFRQDAPERALTLTVKVHKKLKRRVVLLAAKDLEALGVKPSARGADVMPVEVPRLPPTERVVLKDPASKAPGADAFRWFFFAASPTWSNTRHSLSNVRLLQKDFQVKLRNVYSFFTIYANIDGFSPALGNPDATEAPWRAIQKSTGWRPPAERPVLDRWILSEVQLALRDVTRALDAYQVYEAAQRMVALVDALSNWYLRRSRERFWAPGLEADKRDAYFTLYEVLTTLTSLSAPFTPFFAEEMWGNLVRQPWPQSQPESVHLGRFPEPDTSLIDEALSTEMGAVRELVSLGLKVRTDNRLKVRQPLSRVDVVLARRELQERVAVYEHLLSDELNVHAVRFLEAGQEADVVRYKVRPNLRAMGSRLGPKLAPVRKAFDAADSRLLQGELAREGKVALTVGGEAMVFPAEELEVLVEANAGYAAAGSGVGVVVLHTELTEALVDEGLVRELLARVQAARKDLALGYTDRIRLWVDGDARVRKVTQEARELISRETLTTELHVGPEGFTSEEEVNLNGLPARVRVERA